Proteins encoded by one window of Vitis vinifera cultivar Pinot Noir 40024 chromosome 10, ASM3070453v1:
- the LOC109123305 gene encoding uncharacterized protein LOC109123305: MQDSRQRQSEEGMDSKEEKTPSQKKYRGTTRKSMIIRNRNRGIKLVIKYNADGIYVGESSVHLTSYLGVLARTMVPIRYNTWRDVPEQLKDKLWDSIEIAFTLDKKSRRNCMLTLGKCFRSFKNTLIVKHILPFKDAS; the protein is encoded by the exons ATGCAAGACTCGAGACAAAGACAGAGTGAGGAAG GCATGGATTCAAAGGAAGAGAAAACCccttcacaaaaaaaatatagaggGACAACAAGGAAATCCATGATTATAAGGAATAGGAATAGAGGGATAAAGTTGGTCATAAAGTACAATGCTGATGGTATCTATGTAGGAGAATCTTCTGTGCACCTAACAAGCTACTTAGGTGTATTGGCACGTACGATGGTACCAATCAGATATAACACATGGCGAGATGTCCCTGAACAATTGAAGGATAAGTTGTGGGACTCTATTgag ATTGCTTTTACATTAGAcaagaaaagtagaaggaattgTATGCTTACATTAGGAAAATGTTTTCGATCTTTTAAGAACACGTTGATTGTGAAACATATTCTTCCTTTCAAAGATGCTTCTTAA